One region of Cheilinus undulatus linkage group 4, ASM1832078v1, whole genome shotgun sequence genomic DNA includes:
- the LOC121508028 gene encoding dynein regulatory complex subunit 4-like isoform X1, which yields MPSTSKVKKTPTKGKPEVAGGLSAKEMPKDQPSKSKVKKTPTKGKPSEVADGLSTEEMSKDQLVENIVRLREELDREREEMSYFQLERDKLLAFWETCKKDLEETKAKLRNRERERREAEERHQVEISVYKEKLKHVLSEQHNAVSGIKMDNVTATSLIQNQNTETELKLQGDVHSLQANYREKMLHQHNCIKELKLKQESELIELMMHYDKRLTDIGAKHNKNVEAALQDHLKKRRAAFEELEKRWESHIEAQMKNHDKALEEVNRAYTEALTRKRHYLHQEEILQDLEKELARKERKRLTAEKELKRLRDALQEAEQKKSEYSKQLEEYNKAKKEEAKKKAHTKIIEKELEDLKLEHWLLQEAFEKAEQERDQLIKKQRETILDMQQQRGLKEMVARRKIAVLEISVERAECQLNAVVAAANLDQDAASSAAKKLQETLDARRTTNRALKEDLAQRCKEYDDHLERLKEERRAQGLPLYNFPFKSSKQILRRKNEIQKSLGAVDKL from the exons ATG CCATCAACGTCCAAAGTAAAAAAGACGCCAACGAAGGGGAAACCTGAGGTGGCGGGCGGACTTTCGGCCAAGGAGATGCCCAAAGATCAG CCATCAAAGTCTAAAGTAAAAAAGACGCCAACGAAGGGGAAACCGTCTGAGGTGGCGGACGGACTTTCGACCGAGGAGATGTCCAAAGATCAG CTGGTGGAGAACATTGTTCGCCtccgggaagagctggacagAGAGCGCGAGGAAATGAGCTACTTCCAGCTGGAAAGGGACAAGCTCCTGGCATTCTGGGAAACCTGCAAGAAAGACCTGGAGGAGACCAAGGCCAAGCTAAGGaacagggagagggagagacggGAGGCAGAGGAGCGCCACCAGGTGGAAATCAGT GTGTACAAAGAGAAGCTGAAGCATGTCCTGTCTGAACAACATAACGCTGTGTCAGGAATAAAGATGGACAACGTCACCGCCACCTCGCTGATACAGAATCAGAACACAGAGACCGAGCTCAAGTTGCAGGGAGACGTGCACAGCCTACAGGCCAACTACAGGGAGAAAATGCTCCACCAACATAACTGCATCAAGGAGCTCAAACTG AAGCAAGAGTCGGAGCTGATTGAGTTAATGATGCACTACGACAAAAGACTCACAG aCATTGGAGCCAAACATAACAAGAACGTGGAGGCTGCGCTTCAAGACCATCTTAAGAAAAGGAGGGCTGCGTTCGAGGAGTTGGAGAAGCGATGGGAGAGCCACATTGAAGCTCAAATGAAAAACCATGATAAGGCTTTGGAAGAAGTAAACAGAGCCTACACTGAAGCTCTTACAAGAAAGAGGCACTATTTACATCAGGAG GAGATCCTGCAGGATCTGGAGAAAGAGCTGGCAAGAAAGGAGAGAAAGCGTTTAACAGCTGAGAAAGAGTTAAAACGTCTGCGTGATGCGCTGCAGGAGgctgaacagaaaaaatctgAGTACAGTAAACAGCTGGAGGAATACAACAAAGCCAAGAAAGAGGAGGCG aaaaagaaagctcATACTAAGATCATAGAGAAGGAGCTAGAAGATTTAAAATTGGAGCATTGGCTGCTGCAGGAAGCGTTTGAAAAG GCTGAGCAGGAACGGGATCAGCTGATAAAGAAACAGAGGGAGACCATCCTGGAcatgcagcagcagcgtggGCTGAAGGAGATGGTGGCTAGGAGGAAGATAGCCGTACTGGAAATAAGTGTGGAGAGGGCAGAGTGTCAGCTTAATGCTGTTGTCGCCGCCGCTAACCTTGACCAAGATGCAGCCAGCAGTGCTGCAAAAAAACTCCAG GAAACACTGGATGCTAGAAGGACCACCAACAGAGCCTTGAAAGAAGATTTGGCTCAGAGATGTAAG GAATACGACGACCACCTGGAGAGGCTCAAAGAGGAACGGAGGGCTCAGGGCCTCCCGCTGTACAACTTTCCGTTCAAGTCTTCAAAACAGATCCTTAGAAGAAAAAATGAGATTCAGAAATCTCTTGGAGCTGTGGACAAACTATGA
- the LOC121508028 gene encoding dynein regulatory complex subunit 4-like isoform X2: MPSTSKVKKTPTKGKPEVAGGLSAKEMPKDQPSKSKVKKTPTKGKPSEVADGLSTEEMSKDQLVENIVRLREELDREREEMSYFQLERDKLLAFWETCKKDLEETKAKLRNRERERREAEERHQVEISVYKEKLKHVLSEQHNAVSGIKMDNVTATSLIQNQNTETELKLQGDVHSLQANYREKMLHQHNCIKELKLKQESELIELMMHYDKRLTDIGAKHNKNVEAALQDHLKKRRAAFEELEKRWESHIEAQMKNHDKALEEVNRAYTEALTRKRHYLHQEEILQDLEKELARKERKRLTAEKELKRLRDALQEAEQKKSEYSKQLEEYNKAKKEEAKKKAHTKIIEKELEDLKLEHWLLQEAFEKAEQERDQLIKKQRETILDMQQQRGLKEMVARRKIAVLEISVERAECQLNAVVAAANLDQDAASSAAKKLQETLDARRTTNRALKEDLAQR; the protein is encoded by the exons ATG CCATCAACGTCCAAAGTAAAAAAGACGCCAACGAAGGGGAAACCTGAGGTGGCGGGCGGACTTTCGGCCAAGGAGATGCCCAAAGATCAG CCATCAAAGTCTAAAGTAAAAAAGACGCCAACGAAGGGGAAACCGTCTGAGGTGGCGGACGGACTTTCGACCGAGGAGATGTCCAAAGATCAG CTGGTGGAGAACATTGTTCGCCtccgggaagagctggacagAGAGCGCGAGGAAATGAGCTACTTCCAGCTGGAAAGGGACAAGCTCCTGGCATTCTGGGAAACCTGCAAGAAAGACCTGGAGGAGACCAAGGCCAAGCTAAGGaacagggagagggagagacggGAGGCAGAGGAGCGCCACCAGGTGGAAATCAGT GTGTACAAAGAGAAGCTGAAGCATGTCCTGTCTGAACAACATAACGCTGTGTCAGGAATAAAGATGGACAACGTCACCGCCACCTCGCTGATACAGAATCAGAACACAGAGACCGAGCTCAAGTTGCAGGGAGACGTGCACAGCCTACAGGCCAACTACAGGGAGAAAATGCTCCACCAACATAACTGCATCAAGGAGCTCAAACTG AAGCAAGAGTCGGAGCTGATTGAGTTAATGATGCACTACGACAAAAGACTCACAG aCATTGGAGCCAAACATAACAAGAACGTGGAGGCTGCGCTTCAAGACCATCTTAAGAAAAGGAGGGCTGCGTTCGAGGAGTTGGAGAAGCGATGGGAGAGCCACATTGAAGCTCAAATGAAAAACCATGATAAGGCTTTGGAAGAAGTAAACAGAGCCTACACTGAAGCTCTTACAAGAAAGAGGCACTATTTACATCAGGAG GAGATCCTGCAGGATCTGGAGAAAGAGCTGGCAAGAAAGGAGAGAAAGCGTTTAACAGCTGAGAAAGAGTTAAAACGTCTGCGTGATGCGCTGCAGGAGgctgaacagaaaaaatctgAGTACAGTAAACAGCTGGAGGAATACAACAAAGCCAAGAAAGAGGAGGCG aaaaagaaagctcATACTAAGATCATAGAGAAGGAGCTAGAAGATTTAAAATTGGAGCATTGGCTGCTGCAGGAAGCGTTTGAAAAG GCTGAGCAGGAACGGGATCAGCTGATAAAGAAACAGAGGGAGACCATCCTGGAcatgcagcagcagcgtggGCTGAAGGAGATGGTGGCTAGGAGGAAGATAGCCGTACTGGAAATAAGTGTGGAGAGGGCAGAGTGTCAGCTTAATGCTGTTGTCGCCGCCGCTAACCTTGACCAAGATGCAGCCAGCAGTGCTGCAAAAAAACTCCAG GAAACACTGGATGCTAGAAGGACCACCAACAGAGCCTTGAAAGAAGATTTGGCTCAGAGAT GA